The stretch of DNA ATCACTGATTTACAACACATTAAATAATTAGTCATAAAAATCATAATTTCTTATTTCTAATTCCTAATTATTTTATTGTATCTTCATCCTTTAAAATTTAAATTCAATAAGAAATTATTACATAGAATCATGAATTTACACGAATATCAAGGTAAAGAAATTCTTAATTCATTTGGAGTAAGAATACAAAGAGGAATTGTGGCTGACACTGCTGAAGGAGCTGTTGAAGCAGCTAAAAAATTATCTGAAGAAACGGGAACTTCTTGGTGGGTAATCAAGGCACAAGTTCATGCAGGAGGCCGTGGAAAAGGTGGTGGTGTAAAATTAGCTAAATCTTTAGAAGAAGTTAAGACAATTGCAGACCAAATCTTAGGAATGTATTTAGTAACACCTCAAACTTCTGCTGAAGGAAAACTAGTTAACCAAGTATTAATCGCTGAAGATGTTTATTATCCTGGAGAATCTGAAACAGATGAATATTATATGTCTATCCTATTAAATCGTACTACAGGAAGAAATATGATTATGTATTCTACTGAAGGAGGAATGGATATTGAAACCGTAGCAGAGGAAACACCTCATTTAATCTTCACAGAAGATATTGATCCAAAAGTAGGCATTATGCCTTTTCAAGCACGTAAAGTTGCTTTTAACTTAGGATTAAGTGGTACTGCTTTTAAAGAAATGACCAAATTTGTTACAGCATTATATACTGCATATGTTAAATCTGATTCTTCTTTATTTGAGATTAACCCAGTATTAAAAACTTCCGATAATCTAATTATGGCAGTTGATGCAAAAGTTACTTTAGACGACAATTCATTATTCCGTCATAAAGATTACGCTACATTACGTGATACTAGAGAAGAGGATGCAACAGAAGTTGAAGCAGGAGAAGCTGGTTTAAACTTTGTTAAATTAGATGGTAATGTAGGATGTATGGTTAACGGAGCTGGTTTAGCAATGTCAACTATGGATATTATCAAATTATCTGGAGGTAGTCCTGCAAACTTCTTAGATGTAGGAGGTACTGCAGATGCTGAGCGTGTTGAAAAAGCATTCCGTATCATTTTACGTGATGAAAATGTAAAAGCCATTCTAGTGAATATTTTTGGAGGTATTGTACGTTGTGACCGTGTAGCACAAGGGGTTATTGATGCTTATAAAAACATGGGAGATGCAATTCAAGTTCCTATTATTGTACGTTTACAAGGAACCAATGCCGAAATTGCTAAAAAGATGATTGATGAAAGTGGTTTAAAAGTACTTTCTGCTATCACTTTACAAGAAGCAGCAGATCGAGTAAAAGAGGTCGTTTAACGATCTTTTAAAAAATATTGTTAAGGCCTAAATGTTACATTTTTATTTCATTAGTGTACGTTTAGGCCTTTTCTATGCTACATTTCCTTACTTAAACGTTTTAGTACTGATATAAATCATTGGTGTAACTTATACATTAAAGCCTTGTTTTTTCCTTAATTTTTGTTAAATTTGATACCAAACATACTGTTTAACATAATTAAAACTACTTATAAATGGGAAAAACGAAACAATTACTCACCATTTGTGCTGTGCTATTTGGATTTTTAGCAATAAATGCACAAATGATTGTGAAAGGAACCGTTGTCGATGACATGGGAGATCCTTTACCAGAAGCTGATGTTTATGTAAAAGGATTTGAAGATGCAGGAACAACAACTGATCTTGACGGTAATTACGAACTCACCGTAACCGCAGATCAAGCAACAAATGGAAATGTAACCATTATATCTTCTTTTATCGGTTTAGATGAAAAAGAGGATACCATTGCCTATACAGAAGGAAGCTCACAAAATCTAGCTATTAATTTTGGAGCCACTTCTATTGATGAAGTAACCGTTGTAGCTCAGATTGGATATGGATCTGCTGCTGAAGAAGATTTAACCGGTGCTGTTGCTTTGGTTACAACGGAAGATATGAATCAAGGCCCTATTGTAAATGCACAACAACTCATTCAAGGAAAAGTACCTGGAGTAAACATCACTTCTTCAGGAGGTGCTCCGGGAGCAGGTTCTACTATCAGAATTCGTGGAACAGGTTCTCTAAGTTTAAACAGCGAACCTTTAATTGTTATTGATGGAGTTCCAATTGATTCAGGTTCAATTGGTGGAGCACGAAATGTATTGAATACTATCAATCCAAATGATATTGAAACCTTTTCTGTATTAAAAGATGCTTCGGCTACAGCTATTTATGGTTCTCGTTCTGCGAATGGAGTTATCATTATTACTACCAAAAAAGGAAAAAAGGGAAAAGTAAAATGGAATATTGCATCCAATGTATCCATGT from Flavobacteriaceae bacterium UJ101 encodes:
- the sucC gene encoding succinate--CoA ligase (ADP-forming) (Belongs to the succinate/malate CoA ligase beta subunit family; Contains 1 ATP-grasp domain.; KEGG: oho:Oweho_0814 succinyl-CoA synthetase beta subunit), with the protein product MYLHPLKFKFNKKLLHRIMNLHEYQGKEILNSFGVRIQRGIVADTAEGAVEAAKKLSEETGTSWWVIKAQVHAGGRGKGGGVKLAKSLEEVKTIADQILGMYLVTPQTSAEGKLVNQVLIAEDVYYPGESETDEYYMSILLNRTTGRNMIMYSTEGGMDIETVAEETPHLIFTEDIDPKVGIMPFQARKVAFNLGLSGTAFKEMTKFVTALYTAYVKSDSSLFEINPVLKTSDNLIMAVDAKVTLDDNSLFRHKDYATLRDTREEDATEVEAGEAGLNFVKLDGNVGCMVNGAGLAMSTMDIIKLSGGSPANFLDVGGTADAERVEKAFRIILRDENVKAILVNIFGGIVRCDRVAQGVIDAYKNMGDAIQVPIIVRLQGTNAEIAKKMIDESGLKVLSAITLQEAADRVKEVV